The genomic region TTGATCCCCTTCGAGACGTCCTGCAGGCGGTCGATGTCCAGCCCGGAGTCGATCTCGTCGAGCACCGCGATCGCGGGTTCCAGCAACGCGGCCTGCAGCACCTCGTTCTGTTTCTTCTCGCCGCCGGAGAAGCCCGCGTTGAGGTAGCGCCGGGCGAACTTCTCGTCCATGTCGAGCATCTCCATCTTCTCGCTGAGGAGCTGCTGGAACTCCGCGACGCCGATCTCGCCCTCGTCGGCGGGGCCCTCCATCGGGCTGGTGTCGTAGCCGGTGTCCTCCGACTCGGTGCGCTCGGGCTCTTCACGCTCCTCGTCCTCGAACAGCTCCTCGCGCCCCTCGAACTTGGCGTTGACCGCCGTCCGGAGGAAGTTCGACATCGTGACCCCCTCGATCTCGGCGGGGTACTGGAAGCCGAGGAAGACGCCCAGCGCCGCCCGCTCGTTCGGTTCGAGTTCGAGCAGGTTCCACGTGCGCTTGTCCTCGGGAATCTCGAACTCCTCGCCGAAGTCACCCTCCTCGAGGTGGATCAGCACCTCGCCGTCGGTGACCTCGTAGGCCGGGTGGCCCGCGATGACCTTCGCGGTGGTGGACTTCCCGCTGCCGTTTGGCCCCATCAGCGCGTGGATCTCCCCGGAGTTGACCTCGAGGTTCACCCCGTTGAGGATCTTCTCTGCCTCGTCGTCGGTTGCGACTTCCGCGTGTAGGTTTCTCAGTTCAAGTGTTGCCATAGTGGCTCCTCAATCGACTAGACGGAGGGTCGTGGCGTCCATAATGGTTTCGTCTTTCCCCGAATCGGTTTCCGAAACGGGAACTTTCCTTCGCCGATCTGTAACGTATAAACTATCCAAAACTACTGAGGCCGGTCTGCTGCTGGCCCGATTTCACCTCGTCCCACGAGACGTCGAGCGCCTCGAGTACGCGCGAGATCGGACCTTTGAGCGT from Halalkalicoccus sp. NIPERK01 harbors:
- a CDS encoding ABC transporter ATP-binding protein, which produces MATLELRNLHAEVATDDEAEKILNGVNLEVNSGEIHALMGPNGSGKSTTAKVIAGHPAYEVTDGEVLIHLEEGDFGEEFEIPEDKRTWNLLELEPNERAALGVFLGFQYPAEIEGVTMSNFLRTAVNAKFEGREELFEDEEREEPERTESEDTGYDTSPMEGPADEGEIGVAEFQQLLSEKMEMLDMDEKFARRYLNAGFSGGEKKQNEVLQAALLEPAIAVLDEIDSGLDIDRLQDVSKGINALRDEQGTGILQITHYQRILDYVEPDRVHIMLDGEIAMSGDAELAEKLEDKGYDWVREEVYQTA